The following proteins come from a genomic window of Verrucomicrobium sp.:
- a CDS encoding glycosyltransferase family 39 protein has protein sequence MQLQIWPLMQVPSLSPRAHVWLLVAAGILLLVLGSAELPLIDRDEPRFAEATREMLQRHSWLVPTFNGHERFDKPPLTYWVMSVFYQLGGVTELMARLHSILSAIVLALFLYATGARWFTAAAGFVAGFAFLTSFQVLLHGRLSVADMPMVLAVAVAQVALFDLLDTAENGTRKRLLLYGSLAVGFLAKGPITLAVPVVTALLYRFVFWRRPLPWRNLRLVRGLLGLLALTALWGVPCLLVTDGRWWHVGIGEHVVARGMEPLNSRHYFLPYYLVTSLLSFFPWIAFAGAAAVAARRHWNARNAFLVAWLVAPYLIFTAYATQLPHYILPAFPAFFLLLAQAPGLHGPLPRWARVFAGGVLALWGIILLALGAVIVAAPWTPELRHLRAALLGLWTVLGGLMFLALLWRGNLFRLAWVPVLAVSAGFLILGTSLRPLLPALAVAEASATLPADAACLAYGFTEGSLIFYTGRRWAFPENPAALNGPGPLLSVALEREIGIGPALEAIWKRREPKVRVLPPVLTGPVREASGIDFARASWVTIAYSVKE, from the coding sequence ATGCAGTTACAAATTTGGCCCCTCATGCAGGTCCCCTCCCTTTCTCCGCGCGCCCATGTCTGGCTCCTGGTGGCGGCGGGCATTCTCCTCCTGGTCCTGGGCAGCGCGGAGCTGCCCCTTATTGACCGGGATGAGCCCCGCTTTGCCGAGGCGACGCGGGAGATGCTCCAACGCCATTCCTGGCTGGTGCCGACCTTCAACGGGCACGAACGGTTCGACAAACCCCCCCTCACCTACTGGGTGATGTCCGTTTTCTACCAGCTGGGCGGGGTGACGGAACTGATGGCCCGCCTCCACTCGATCCTTTCCGCCATTGTCCTGGCGCTCTTTCTCTATGCCACGGGAGCGCGGTGGTTCACGGCGGCGGCCGGGTTCGTCGCGGGCTTCGCCTTTCTGACCTCCTTCCAGGTCCTCCTCCACGGACGGCTCTCCGTGGCCGACATGCCGATGGTGCTGGCAGTGGCTGTGGCCCAGGTGGCTCTCTTCGACCTGCTGGATACGGCGGAGAACGGCACGCGCAAGCGGCTCCTCCTCTACGGCTCGCTGGCTGTCGGCTTCCTGGCCAAGGGGCCGATCACCCTGGCCGTGCCGGTCGTGACGGCGCTCCTTTACCGCTTCGTCTTCTGGCGGCGGCCCCTGCCTTGGCGAAACCTGCGGCTGGTCCGGGGCCTCTTGGGCCTGCTGGCCCTCACCGCGCTATGGGGCGTCCCCTGCCTGCTGGTCACCGACGGGCGGTGGTGGCATGTGGGCATCGGGGAACATGTGGTGGCGCGCGGCATGGAGCCGCTCAACAGCCGCCATTACTTCCTGCCCTACTATCTGGTCACCTCCCTGCTCAGCTTCTTCCCGTGGATCGCCTTCGCCGGGGCGGCGGCGGTCGCCGCGCGGCGGCATTGGAATGCGCGGAACGCCTTCCTGGTCGCCTGGCTGGTGGCTCCCTATCTCATCTTCACCGCCTACGCCACGCAGCTGCCCCACTACATCCTGCCCGCTTTCCCCGCCTTTTTCCTCCTCCTGGCCCAGGCGCCCGGGCTGCACGGGCCGCTGCCGCGCTGGGCCCGCGTCTTTGCCGGAGGCGTCCTGGCTCTCTGGGGAATAATTCTCCTGGCTCTGGGCGCCGTGATCGTCGCCGCGCCGTGGACACCGGAGCTGCGCCACCTGCGCGCAGCCCTGCTGGGCCTCTGGACCGTGCTGGGCGGGCTCATGTTCCTGGCCCTGCTCTGGCGGGGGAATCTCTTCCGCCTGGCCTGGGTACCCGTGCTCGCCGTCTCCGCCGGGTTCCTCATCCTGGGCACCTCCCTTCGGCCGCTCCTGCCCGCCCTGGCCGTGGCGGAGGCTTCCGCCACCCTTCCCGCCGACGCCGCGTGCCTGGCCTACGGCTTTACCGAGGGGAGCCTCATTTTCTATACCGGCCGCCGCTGGGCCTTCCCGGAAAATCCCGCCGCGCTGAACGGGCCGGGGCCGCTACTTTCCGTGGCGCTGGAGCGGGAAATCGGCATCGGGCCTGCGCTGGAGGCGATCTGGAAGCGCCGGGAGCCAAAGGTCCGCGTCTTGCCGCCGGTCCTCACCGGACCGGTGCGGGAGGCGTCCGGCATCGACTTCGCCCGCGCCAGCTGGGTGACGATCGCCTACTCCGTCAAGGAGTGA
- a CDS encoding YggS family pyridoxal phosphate-dependent enzyme, which translates to MNSFFNRQYPVIQARIAAAAQKAGRKAEEVTLIAVTKNHPAETVREAVAAGLDQIGENKVQEARAKKEDCGPRGTWHLIGHLQSNKVKYVPALFDWVQSLDSIEIASALDARAKEEGRRLKVLLQVNQAGESQKFGVAPAQASALAKQINALSSLELCGLMTLAPYYEEVERVRPVFAGLRETRDRVEKETGLHLPELSMGMSADFEVAIEEGSTIVRLGTILFGARAKKAKDDAVDV; encoded by the coding sequence ATGAACAGTTTTTTCAACCGACAATATCCGGTGATCCAGGCGCGGATCGCCGCCGCGGCCCAAAAGGCGGGCCGAAAGGCGGAGGAGGTCACCCTCATCGCCGTGACGAAGAATCACCCTGCCGAGACGGTCCGGGAGGCGGTCGCCGCCGGGCTGGACCAGATCGGCGAGAACAAGGTCCAGGAAGCCCGGGCGAAAAAGGAGGACTGCGGCCCGCGCGGCACCTGGCACCTCATCGGCCACTTGCAGTCGAACAAGGTGAAGTATGTCCCGGCGCTTTTCGACTGGGTTCAGTCCCTCGACTCCATCGAAATCGCCTCCGCGCTCGACGCGCGGGCGAAGGAGGAAGGGCGGCGGCTGAAGGTCCTCCTCCAGGTGAACCAGGCGGGGGAATCGCAGAAATTCGGCGTCGCGCCCGCGCAGGCTTCCGCCCTGGCGAAACAGATCAACGCCCTTTCCTCCCTGGAGCTTTGCGGCTTGATGACGCTGGCCCCCTATTACGAGGAGGTGGAGCGGGTCCGCCCCGTCTTCGCCGGGCTGCGGGAAACGCGGGACCGCGTGGAGAAGGAGACCGGGTTGCATCTGCCGGAGCTTTCCATGGGGATGAGCGCCGATTTCGAAGTCGCCATCGAGGAAGGGAGCACCATCGTCCGGCTTGGCACGATCCTCTTCGGCGCCCGGGCCAAAAAGGCGAAAGACGATGCGGTCGACGTTTAG
- a CDS encoding LysR family transcriptional regulator yields MQIESLKVFRDLVETSSFSKAARSNSITQSAVSQQVRGWEERFGLPLIDRSGKQFALTREGVLFYQTAKKMIDDFDAFQHGLAEMRNVVAGPIRVSAVYSVGLHELPPYLSAFLRAYPSVNVHVEYRRANQVYEDVAEGASDLGLVAFPVTRKGLRVESFRQDRLVLICSARHRLAGQKEIPIASVAKEKFIGFEPDIPTRKALDKIFKENGVEVNPVMEYDNVETVKRAVEVDAGVAIVPLASVEQELKRQTLRTVEFKEEKLYRPLGILYKGGRILSPAVRRFLDALKEEPPSF; encoded by the coding sequence ATGCAAATCGAGTCGCTCAAGGTTTTCCGTGATCTTGTCGAGACGTCCAGTTTTAGCAAGGCCGCCCGCTCCAATTCGATCACCCAGTCCGCGGTGAGCCAGCAGGTGCGCGGATGGGAAGAGCGCTTCGGCCTGCCGCTCATCGACCGCAGCGGCAAGCAATTCGCCCTCACGCGGGAAGGGGTCCTCTTCTACCAGACGGCCAAGAAGATGATCGACGATTTCGACGCCTTCCAGCACGGCCTGGCGGAAATGCGCAACGTCGTCGCCGGCCCGATCCGCGTCTCCGCCGTCTACAGCGTCGGCCTGCACGAGCTGCCGCCCTACCTCAGCGCCTTCCTGCGCGCCTATCCCTCCGTCAACGTCCACGTGGAATACCGCCGTGCCAACCAGGTCTACGAGGACGTCGCCGAAGGAGCCAGCGACCTGGGCCTCGTCGCCTTTCCCGTCACGCGGAAGGGATTGCGCGTCGAGTCGTTCCGGCAGGACCGCCTGGTCTTGATTTGCAGCGCGCGCCATCGCCTGGCCGGGCAGAAGGAAATCCCCATTGCCTCCGTGGCGAAGGAGAAGTTCATCGGTTTCGAGCCCGACATCCCCACGCGCAAGGCGCTCGACAAGATCTTCAAGGAAAACGGGGTCGAGGTGAACCCCGTGATGGAATACGACAATGTCGAGACGGTGAAGCGCGCCGTGGAGGTCGACGCGGGCGTCGCCATCGTGCCGCTGGCCAGCGTTGAGCAGGAGCTGAAGCGGCAGACCCTCCGCACCGTCGAGTTCAAGGAGGAGAAGCTCTACCGCCCGCTGGGCATCCTATACAAGGGCGGCCGCATCCTTTCCCCCGCCGTCCGCCGCTTCCTGGACGCGCTCAAGGAAGAGCCGCCCTCATTTTGA
- a CDS encoding YkgJ family cysteine cluster protein, with amino-acid sequence MASYYQCQRCGNCCRWPGTVRVSAEETDAIAAHLRLAPDEFISRYTELLPDRRGLTLRSTPDGACIFLEGKNHCAIQGAKPRQCSGFPNTWNFPGWRDVCEATEIADAAL; translated from the coding sequence ATGGCGTCCTATTACCAATGCCAGCGCTGCGGCAACTGCTGCCGCTGGCCGGGAACGGTGCGCGTGAGCGCGGAGGAGACGGACGCCATCGCAGCCCATCTCCGTTTGGCGCCGGACGAATTCATCTCCCGCTACACGGAGCTGCTACCGGACCGCCGGGGCCTGACCCTTCGCTCCACGCCGGACGGCGCCTGCATTTTCCTGGAGGGAAAGAATCACTGCGCCATCCAGGGGGCCAAGCCGCGCCAGTGCTCCGGTTTCCCCAACACCTGGAACTTCCCCGGCTGGCGGGACGTTTGCGAGGCCACGGAGATCGCCGATGCGGCGCTTTGA
- the nadB gene encoding L-aspartate oxidase, with amino-acid sequence MRRFDTVILGSGIAGLSLALRAARAGTVAILTKKGSAESNTNYAQGGIACVTSEEDSFEMHVRDTLEAGAGLCHEDVVRRIVEEGPERVQELIDLGMQFTGRGNGVRGEFDLGKEGGHSKRRILHAKDVTGREIERTLLAAVAAEPNIRIFENFTGIDLITRRKLGFGGPDRCLGVYALDNQSGEVETFGAGHVVLATGGCGKVYLYTTNPDIATGDGVAMAFRAGVPVADMEFVQFHPTCLFHPQAKNFLVSEAVRGEGGLLRDARGRRFMEGTHPMAELAPRDIVARAIDAEIKRSGLPCVYLDITHKGADWVKERFPFIYEKCFSFGIDITKEPIPVVPAAHYQCGGVQSGIDGRTSLPGLWVAGETACTGLHGANRLASNSLLEALVVAHGAALAMENEGKPAEVPPLPEWESGSASDPDELVVVTHNWREIRQLMWDYVGIVRTTKRLRRAGARLRNLTEEVREYFWNYNVTADLLELRNLVLVASLIVDSALSRQESRGLHYNTDFPLPDDSRPPRDTVLTP; translated from the coding sequence ATGCGGCGCTTTGACACCGTCATCCTGGGCAGCGGCATCGCGGGGCTTTCCCTGGCCCTGCGCGCGGCCCGCGCCGGCACCGTCGCCATCCTGACGAAGAAAGGCTCCGCCGAGTCGAACACCAACTACGCCCAGGGGGGCATCGCCTGCGTCACCTCGGAGGAGGATTCCTTCGAGATGCACGTCCGCGACACCCTGGAGGCGGGCGCGGGCCTGTGCCATGAGGACGTCGTCCGCCGCATCGTGGAGGAAGGTCCGGAGCGGGTGCAGGAGCTGATCGACCTGGGGATGCAATTTACCGGGCGGGGCAACGGCGTCCGCGGGGAGTTCGACTTGGGGAAGGAAGGCGGCCATTCCAAGCGGCGCATCCTCCACGCCAAGGACGTCACGGGCCGGGAGATCGAGCGGACGCTTTTGGCTGCCGTCGCGGCGGAGCCGAACATCCGGATATTCGAGAACTTCACCGGCATCGACCTCATCACCCGGCGCAAGCTCGGCTTCGGCGGACCGGACCGCTGCCTGGGCGTCTACGCCTTGGACAACCAGAGCGGGGAGGTGGAGACCTTCGGCGCGGGTCACGTCGTCCTGGCCACGGGCGGCTGCGGAAAAGTCTATCTCTATACCACCAACCCGGACATCGCCACCGGCGACGGCGTCGCCATGGCCTTTCGCGCCGGCGTGCCGGTGGCCGACATGGAATTCGTCCAGTTCCATCCCACCTGCCTCTTCCACCCGCAGGCGAAGAACTTCCTCGTCAGCGAGGCGGTGCGCGGGGAGGGCGGCCTCCTGCGCGACGCCAGGGGCCGCCGTTTCATGGAAGGAACGCACCCGATGGCGGAGCTGGCCCCGCGCGACATCGTGGCCCGCGCCATCGACGCGGAGATCAAGCGCAGCGGCCTGCCCTGCGTCTACCTGGACATCACCCACAAGGGGGCCGATTGGGTGAAGGAACGCTTCCCCTTCATCTACGAGAAGTGCTTCTCCTTCGGCATCGACATCACGAAGGAGCCGATCCCCGTCGTCCCCGCCGCGCATTACCAATGCGGCGGCGTGCAGAGCGGCATCGACGGGCGGACCTCCCTGCCGGGCCTTTGGGTCGCCGGGGAGACCGCCTGCACCGGCCTGCACGGGGCCAACCGCCTGGCCAGCAACTCCCTCTTGGAGGCGCTGGTCGTCGCCCACGGCGCGGCCTTGGCCATGGAGAATGAGGGCAAGCCTGCCGAGGTGCCCCCTCTGCCGGAATGGGAAAGCGGCTCCGCCTCCGATCCGGACGAACTGGTCGTCGTCACCCACAACTGGCGGGAGATCCGCCAGCTCATGTGGGACTACGTCGGCATCGTGCGCACCACCAAGCGGCTGCGCCGCGCCGGAGCGCGCCTCCGCAACCTGACGGAAGAGGTAAGGGAATACTTCTGGAATTACAACGTGACGGCCGATCTTCTGGAACTGCGCAACCTGGTTTTGGTGGCCTCCCTCATCGTCGATTCGGCCCTCTCCCGGCAGGAGAGCCGCGGCCTCCACTACAATACCGACTTCCCGTTGCCGGACGATTCCCGCCCCCCGCGGGACACCGTCCTCACTCCTTGA